CAGGGTAAGTCTTTCAGCTCCACGGTCTTTTCTCCCCACATAATAACAATTCCCTTGTGCACAGGGACGTCCTGGCAGGATGGAAACACCCGACGGGGCTACAGAGAGACGGAGATGGGAGAGTTACAGGTTTTAATCTCTGAGGGATGTAATGCAATGATGTTTGTGTTAAAAACCCCTTGGGAAACAGCACAGCAGTGCAGCAAATGACCCTCATCCATGCTCAGTCCAAGCTGGGGGTGATGATATTGCACTGGACACTGGAACAGGGACAATTTTCAGCCCAGCCTGTTGGAGTTTCAGTTTGTCGTTTCTCTCTGGGACACAGGAATCGTATGGGAAGAGAGGACTGAAAGGAGCAAAAATGGGTTTTGGGGGCTAGTGTGAgggctgcttctggggcaggcaTCGAGCTGCATGATACATGTGGGAGAGATTTGTGGTCGTGTTTGTTCTTGGAAGAAATAAGAGAGAAGCAGATTTCTGCATTGGTGGAAAATGGTGAATCATGGGCAAAGGTAGAAAAAAACAATTTGGCCCCTGTCTGACAACTCAGGGCCAGGGACCACTGGTGCTCTATACATGGAGAAGGGTCAGAATTCAACAGAATTCCCCCTTCTTCATTTACTACTTCATATTCCTGCAGTTTAATTGTTCTTGATGTATCATCCAATATGATGTTCCCTTTTATTCTCTTCATATGAGGCAAGTGAGTGATTTTCTTGTTTGCTTTCCCCAATAACCCCAAATACTGCCAATTCATAACTATCACAGGTAATTTCATGGTTTACTCAACTGTGTCACTTTAGTGAAAGCTGAAAGTAAACTGGGATGTTGCAGAGGGGGAGCTGACTGCACTGATCACCCCATGCATACACCGCACTTTCCTCTGCAgtggctgcttcccaggagcagctgtggctgcagcaaaaCCCAGCAGAGATCTGGACAACCTCAGGACACACTGTGCAGATGGACTGCACTGTTTTGTATGAAGACTCTCGCGTATCCTGGTACAAAGAGCATCAGGACGGCAGTCTGCAGTGCGTTGCCCAGACTGGTAAACCTGTACCTGCAAAAGGAAGATACTCAAGTAAAGTGAGCGGTGCAGGGAAAACAGTCTCTCTAGTCATCAGGGATCTGCAGGAGGAGGATTCTGGGCTCTATTACTGTGCCGTTAATACCTTTACATATGCTGGCTTTGGGAATGGGACCAGGTTGATCATCTCTGGTGAGTTTCCAGCAGTTCAGAAATTGTCAGTCCAGAGAAAGGAGGTAAAAAACTTCTGCCCCCCAATCCCACAactctgccccccccactccacccccagggTCAGCTCCAAGCTGGGAGTGAGCTCAGGGCcggcaggggccaggcagtgccccgggcagggggtgggagcaggagacCTGGGCTCTGGGTCTCACTCAATGGACCCAGGATTTCAACCATCTCAGCTTCCAGCAGCTGTCACGTGGGAGCCCAAAGACATGGCCACAATTTCCAAGTGGCACAGCCTCAGCAGCCGAGAGCCAAGGACAGGgagctgggtgctggacaccagaGAGAAATCTCCCCCCAAGCTCAAGTCCTGCAGACTCCCCCTCCAGCCCGTGGAGCTCAAAGGTCCAGTGCGAAGGTTCATGTCATGGTTCAGGCTGCTCCAGGCAGTTTCCCCGTCTACCCACGGCGTGGTAGGCAGAGAGCACCTCCGCGTTCATGGCAGTGGATTTCCCCCCATGCCTCATGCAGAGACACAGAGAGAAGGGACGGAGGAAGGCAAGAACCGTGTGGGCTGGCACTCAGGTAGATGGGAAGGAATCCACCTGGGAGGTGTCAACTGATGTCTCTGGTGCTGCACTGCTTCTTCCCAGGTCTCATGGCcattggggaaactgaggcacagagcactgCAGCCAACACCACTCCAGGGGCACTCAGCAAGACAGCTTTTCTGTCTCCCCAGTTTACATTCTTCCCACCAGCCCAGGTCTCCCTCTGTGagctgtgccccaggcagcccctgccagcactgaCAAGAAACCCCTGGTAAAAATGCCTCGGTCCATGCCCCGTCAGGGGTTTGGTATTGAAACTGGAATAGACAAAGCCCCGGGCATCTCAGCTTTcctgccagggtggggtgggcacaaGCTGTCCTGTGGTGAACAACCTGTGTTCCCCCATGGCCTCTGGCCCTGATGCTCCCACTCTCGTGCAGATGTCGCCCAACCCAGCCTTGCCATCTTGGCACCTTCCCCCAAGGAGGAAGCTGAGCTCCCAGACCCCgtccccctgctctgcctgctctccccgcAGGCTCAGGGTTGGGGGGCACCTCTCTGGGACCTCGGGGAGGGGTCTCCAGGACAGGCAGATTCAGGAGCCCAGGATGGGGAAGGTGCATGGAGCCTGACAACAGTCCCCAAAGAGAAGTGGGACACGGGGACGTGCTGCACCTGCACCGCCAGACAGGAGGGAACAAGGAGAAACATCAGCGCTGCCATGCCTAAGGGACTGGGCACCATGTCGGAGGGTACGTGACACTTGTCCCCGGGcatcacccctgcccctcaccgcAGCCTCTGGGAACAGTACCTTCATCCACTTAAGCCgcaggctctgtgccctgctctcagcctctcctctccccacagggCCCTGCTGGGCTGTGCGCTGGGTGGGGCTGCCCTGCGTCGGCCTCCTCCTGCTG
This sequence is a window from Alligator mississippiensis isolate rAllMis1 chromosome 15, rAllMis1, whole genome shotgun sequence. Protein-coding genes within it:
- the LOC132245878 gene encoding T-cell surface glycoprotein CD8 beta chain-like gives rise to the protein MSCPLAGILLLALQVAASQEQLWLQQNPAEIWTTSGHTVQMDCTVLYEDSRVSWYKEHQDGSLQCVAQTGKPVPAKGRYSSKVSGAGKTVSLVIRDLQEEDSGLYYCAVNTFTYAGFGNGTRLIISDVAQPSLAILAPSPKEEAELPDPVPLLCLLSPQAQGWGAPLWDLGEGSPGQADSGAQDGEGAWSLTTVPKEKWDTGTCCTCTARQEGTRRNISAAMPKGLGTMSEGT